GACACTTATGTCCTCACCGGCGTCAAACAGTTCATCTCCGGAGCGGGCGCCTCGCACGTGTACGTCGTCATGGCCCGCACCGGCGAGGAAGGCCCCGGCGGCATCTCCGCGTTCGTCGTCGAACGCGACGACCCCGGCCTCACCTTCGGCGCCGACGAACGCAAAATGGGCTGGAACGCCCAGCCCACCCGCCAAGTGCTCCTCGACGGCGTGCGCGTGCCCACCGACCGGCGCCTCGGCAAGGAGGGCGAGGGTTTCCGCATCGCCATGAGCGGCCTCAACGGCGGACGGCTCGGCATCGCCGCCTGCTCCCTGGGCGGCGCCCAGAGCGCACTGCACCGCAGCCTGGCCCACCTCGCCGACCGTGAGGCGTTCGGCGCGTCCCTCCTGGACGCCCAGGCGCTGCGGTTCCGGCTCGCCGACATGGCCACCGAGCTGACCGCCGCCCGCGCGCTGGTGCGCCAGGCCGCGGACGCGCTCGACCGGAACGACCCGCGCGCCCCGCAGCTGTGCGCCATGGCCAAGCGATTCGCCACCGACACCGGGTACTCCGTGGCCGACCGCGCCCTCCAACTGCACGGAGGCTACGGCTATTTGAGCGAGTACGGCATCGAGAAGATCGTCCGGGACCTGCGGGTCCACCAGATCCTGGAAGGAACCAACGAGATCATGCGCCTGATCGTGGCCCGCGGACTGACCGAGGCCGTCCGATGACGGCGGCCGAGGACTCCGTGTCGACGTACGTCGAGGGCCGAGCAGGCCGCCTGATCCTCAACCGCCCCAAGTCCCTCAACGCCCTCACCCACGCCATGGTGCTCCGCATCGACGAGGCGCTGGCCGCCTGGGAACAGGACCCCGCCGTGGAGACCGTCGTCCTCACCGGCGCGGGGGACCGCGGGCTGTGCGCGGGCGGCGACATCCGGTCCATCCACGAGGACGTCACGACCGGCGACGGAGGGGCTACGCGGGACTTCTGGCGCGACGAGTACCGCCTCGACGCGCGCATCGCCCGCTACCCGAAGCCGTTCGTCGCCGTCATGGACGGCATCGTGATGGGCGGCGGAGTCGGCGTCTCTGCGCACGCCGCCGTGCGCGTGGTCACCGAACGGTCCCGGGTGGCCATGCCGGAGACGGGCATCGGCTTCGTTCCGGACGTCGGCGGCACATACCTCCTGAGCCTCGTGCCCGGTGGCCTCGGCGCCCATATCGCCTTGACGGGCGCGCAGTTGGCGGCGGGCGACGCGCTCAGGTGCGGGCTCGCCGACCACTTCGTACCGTCGTCGTCGCTGCCCGGCCTGATCGCCGACCTCGCCGAGTCACCGGTACGTGAGGTCCTGGCGCGGTACGTCGAGGACGCGCCGCCCGGTCAACTCGCCGACGAGCGGCAGTGGATCGACCACTGCTACGCCGCCGACACCGTCGAGGAGATCGTCGACCGTCTCCACGCGGACGGCTCACGCGCCGCGAAGGAAGCCGCCGAAACGCTGCTCGGCCGCTCGCCGACGGCACTGAAGGTGACCCTGGAGGCGCTGCGGCGCGCACGTGAACTGGGGTCGCTCGAAGCGGTGTTGGGGCAGGAGTACCGCGTGTCGTGCGCCGCCCTCACCGCACCCGACCTCGCGGAGGGCATCCGCGCCCAGGTCATCGACAAGGACCGCTCGCCGCGCTGGAACCCCGGCACGCTCGCCGAGGTGACCGCGGACGACGTCGTACGTTTCTTCGCGCCGCTCGGAGACCGGGAACTCGGCCTGGACGGTGGCACCGTGACGCAGGAGGTGGCGTGGTGAACGGGACCACGGAATCGGGATCGTCAGGAACGGCGGAGTCACTGACGGCAAGCACCGTCGCGTTCATCGGCCTCGGCAACATGGGCGGGCCGATGGCCGCGAACCTGGTCGCCGCGGGACACCGCGTCGTAGGCCACGACCTGTCGGCCGACGCGCTGGCCGCCGCGGCGCGGAGGGGAGTGGTGCCCGCCGCCTCGGCCGTCGAGACGGTACCCGGCGCCGACGTCGTGATCACCATGCTCCCCGCCGGACGCCACGTCCTCGCGCTCTACCGTGACGAGGGACTGCTCGCCGCGGCCGCGCCGGGCACGCTGTTCGTCGACTGCTCCACCATCGACGTCACGGACGCCCGTACCGCGCACGAGGCCGCGGTCGCCGCGGGCCACCGCGGCCTGGACGCACCGGTCTCCGGAGGTGTGGTGGGGGCCGAGGCAGGCACGCTGACGTTCATGGCGGGCGGCGGCGCGGACGAGTTCGCGGAGGCGGAACCCCTGCTCGCCGCGATGGGGAAGCGTGCCGTGCACTGCGGGGACGCCGGTGCCGGGCAGGCTGCGAAGATCTGCAACAACATGATCCTCGGCGTCTCGATGGTCGCCGTCAGCGAGGCCTTCGTACTCGGCGAGAGCCTGGGCCTGACCGCCCAGGCACTCTACGACGTGGCCTCCACCGCATCCGGCCAGTGCTGGGCGCTCACCTCCAACTGCCCCGTGCCGGGCCCGGTCCCCGCGAGCCCCGCCAACCGGGACTATCAACCCGGCTTCGCCGCCGCCCTCATGGCGAAGGACCTCGGCCTGGCGGCGGGGGCGGCACGCGCGACGGGCGTGGACGCCACACTCGGCCTGCGCGCGGCCGAACTGTACGAGGAGTTCGCAGCGGAGGGCGGGGCGGACCGCGACTTCTCGGCGATCGTGCGGGCGATCCGGAGGCGCTCGGACCGCTGAGAGCCTGTGTCATAACTCGCTGCGCCTTCATGGGTGTGAGCGTGTCCTCAGCGGGCAATCGATGTGTGGGTCCCGCCGTGTCTCCCCCGTCGCGGCGGGGCCTGCCGAGTTTCCGAGGGGGGGGATTCCGGTGCCGCATCGGGGCAGCGGGCGACCCCGTTCAGCGCGGACGGGACCGTGCGGAACGAGTACCGGCCCCCCGCCCATGCAGGACCGTAGGGTTTCGTTCACCGCGCCACGGCTACCCGTCCCGCACCGAAAGGAGGGGTCCCCGTGACAGCCACGACAACCCCGCCAGGCGTCCAGGCGAGGCCGACCGCGGTGTACGACACGTCCATGACCGCGTCCGCGACCCCAGCGACGAAGGAGCCGGAGGAGCCCAGCCACAAGGACCTCGTCCGCTATCTGGAGGACCGGTTCGCCTGTGCACAGGCCTGCGACGACTGCGCACGCGTATGCCTCGTGCGTGAGGGTCCTGCCGAGCCGGGAGACGCGCCCCGCCTCAACACCGCCTGCGCGGACGTGTGCGAGGCGACGTCCCGCGTCCTGGCCGAACAGAGCGACCAGGACGAGCAACGCGTCCGCATGCAGGTCGAGTGGTGCCGCGCGATCTGTCTCCAGTGCGCCTCCCTCTGCGACCTGCACCCCGCGTCCGCCGCCTGCGCGGAAGCCTGCCGCCGCTGCGCGAAGGCATGCGACGCCTTCCTGACGACGCTGGGCTGACAGGCGGGCGGGGCGGCCGCCAGTAAACCGGTCGGCACGGGCCGGGAACCAGAAGCGCTGCCCGTCCGACCACTGTTCCAGAGTCCCCACGCGGTCACGCGCACCCACGCTCTGGAACGAGGTAGCAGCCCCATGAACTGGTACGAGGACGACGATTTCTGGTCGGACTTCGCCGAGACCATGTTCTCCGAGCGCAGGCGCGCGGAGGTGGAGGCCCTCGTCGACGGAGCGCCGCTGCTCCGCTTCCCGGCCGGGAGCCGGGTCCTCGACCTGTGCTGCGGACCCGGCCTGTACCTCGTGCCGCTGGCCCGCGGCGGCGGCGAGGTCACCGGGGTCGACCTCAGCCCCGCCATGCTGAAGCGCGCCGGCGCCGCGTGCGAGGCGGCGGGCGTCGACGTCCGGCTGGTACGAGGGGACATGCTGACGCACGTCGAGCCGGAGACGTACGACGTCGTGCTCAACCTCTTCACCTCGTTCGGCTACTTCGACGACCCACTGGACAACGAACGCGTACTGCGCAACGCCCACGACTCGCTCGTACCGGGCGGACGGCTGCTCATCGACGTCATGGGCAAGGAAGTCCTCGCGGGCTGGATCGGCCGACCCCAGGTCGTCGACCTCGACGGCGGCGCGTACGTGCTGCAGCGCGACACCGTCCTGGACAGCTGGACCCGGCTGCGCACCGACTGGACGCTGGTCCGCGACGGGGAGGCGCGCGAGGCGTCTATCACCTCCTTCCTCTACAGCGCGGCCGAGCTGACCGCGCTCTTCGAGGCGACCGGCTTCACCGACGTGCGCTGTTACGGCGACTTCGACGGCGGCCCGTACGACAACCACTCCAAACGGCTCATCGTGACCGGCACCCGGCCGGAACTCGCCTCGCGGGTGAACGAGAAGACTTCGTGACCGAGGCGACATCCGCGACGCCACCCGCGAGCCGCGCCGCACCGCACCGGCCCGCCGAGGAGCGGCCCGCGGGCCGCGGCAGGCTCCTGACCACGCTCGTGACACTCTCCGCGACACTCGTGGCCTCCGTCCTAGCCGGTATCGCGCTGGGACCGACCGTCGTACCGCTCGGCGACGTCGTGCACTTCCTCACCGCGGCACTCACCGGAGGCAGCATCGACGCGGACGACGCGTCGGGGTACGCCATCGTCTGGCACGTGCGCACGCCACGGGTCCTGCTGGCCGCGGTCGTGGGAGCCGGGCTCTCCGTCGTCGGCGTCGCCATCCAGGCGCTGGTGCGCAACGCCCTCGCGGATCCGTTCGTGCTCGGCATCTCGTCCGGCGCCTCGGTGGGGGCCACCGCCGTCGTCGTGTTCGGGGTCTTCGCCGGACTCGGGGTCTGGGCCCTCTCGGCCGCCGCCTTCCTCGGCGCTCTCGGCGCGACCGTGCTGGTGTACCTGGCCGCGCGCGGACCGCTCGGGCTCACGCCGCTGCGGCTGGTGCTGACCGGAGTGGCGCTGGCGTACGGCTTCCAGGCGCTCATGAGCGTGCTGGTGTTCCTCGCGCCGAACGGGCAGGCCGCGCGCACCGTGCTCTTCTGGCTGCTCGGCAGTCTCGGCTCCGCGACCTGGGAGTCCCTGCCCCTGGTGACGGCGGCGGTGCTCGTCGCGGTCGTCGTACTCCTGCGGCACAGCCGGTCGCTCGACGT
The sequence above is a segment of the Streptomyces sp. Je 1-369 genome. Coding sequences within it:
- a CDS encoding FecCD family ABC transporter permease; the protein is MTTLVTLSATLVASVLAGIALGPTVVPLGDVVHFLTAALTGGSIDADDASGYAIVWHVRTPRVLLAAVVGAGLSVVGVAIQALVRNALADPFVLGISSGASVGATAVVVFGVFAGLGVWALSAAAFLGALGATVLVYLAARGPLGLTPLRLVLTGVALAYGFQALMSVLVFLAPNGQAARTVLFWLLGSLGSATWESLPLVTAAVLVAVVVLLRHSRSLDVLSLGDETAASLGVDADALRRGLFVLTAAVTGLIVAVSGAIGFVGLVLPHVVRIWVGSTHRRVLAVAPLAGACFMVWVDLVARTAFAPEELPLGVITALIGVPVFVVLMRRRGYLFGGR
- a CDS encoding class I SAM-dependent methyltransferase; this translates as MNWYEDDDFWSDFAETMFSERRRAEVEALVDGAPLLRFPAGSRVLDLCCGPGLYLVPLARGGGEVTGVDLSPAMLKRAGAACEAAGVDVRLVRGDMLTHVEPETYDVVLNLFTSFGYFDDPLDNERVLRNAHDSLVPGGRLLIDVMGKEVLAGWIGRPQVVDLDGGAYVLQRDTVLDSWTRLRTDWTLVRDGEAREASITSFLYSAAELTALFEATGFTDVRCYGDFDGGPYDNHSKRLIVTGTRPELASRVNEKTS
- a CDS encoding ferredoxin, whose protein sequence is MTATTTPPGVQARPTAVYDTSMTASATPATKEPEEPSHKDLVRYLEDRFACAQACDDCARVCLVREGPAEPGDAPRLNTACADVCEATSRVLAEQSDQDEQRVRMQVEWCRAICLQCASLCDLHPASAACAEACRRCAKACDAFLTTLG
- the mmsB gene encoding 3-hydroxyisobutyrate dehydrogenase, which produces MNGTTESGSSGTAESLTASTVAFIGLGNMGGPMAANLVAAGHRVVGHDLSADALAAAARRGVVPAASAVETVPGADVVITMLPAGRHVLALYRDEGLLAAAAPGTLFVDCSTIDVTDARTAHEAAVAAGHRGLDAPVSGGVVGAEAGTLTFMAGGGADEFAEAEPLLAAMGKRAVHCGDAGAGQAAKICNNMILGVSMVAVSEAFVLGESLGLTAQALYDVASTASGQCWALTSNCPVPGPVPASPANRDYQPGFAAALMAKDLGLAAGAARATGVDATLGLRAAELYEEFAAEGGADRDFSAIVRAIRRRSDR
- a CDS encoding acyl-CoA dehydrogenase family protein, which codes for MATALTKDQLALAEVTLDFADEHLAPHAVAWDRDKHFPVDVLRKAAELGLGGVYVREEHGGSGLGRTDGTLVFEALATGCPSIAGYLSIHNMVAWMIDRYGDGDQRARWLPDLCTAASLGSYCLTEPGAGSDAAALRTRAERDGDTYVLTGVKQFISGAGASHVYVVMARTGEEGPGGISAFVVERDDPGLTFGADERKMGWNAQPTRQVLLDGVRVPTDRRLGKEGEGFRIAMSGLNGGRLGIAACSLGGAQSALHRSLAHLADREAFGASLLDAQALRFRLADMATELTAARALVRQAADALDRNDPRAPQLCAMAKRFATDTGYSVADRALQLHGGYGYLSEYGIEKIVRDLRVHQILEGTNEIMRLIVARGLTEAVR
- a CDS encoding enoyl-CoA hydratase/isomerase family protein, which codes for MTAAEDSVSTYVEGRAGRLILNRPKSLNALTHAMVLRIDEALAAWEQDPAVETVVLTGAGDRGLCAGGDIRSIHEDVTTGDGGATRDFWRDEYRLDARIARYPKPFVAVMDGIVMGGGVGVSAHAAVRVVTERSRVAMPETGIGFVPDVGGTYLLSLVPGGLGAHIALTGAQLAAGDALRCGLADHFVPSSSLPGLIADLAESPVREVLARYVEDAPPGQLADERQWIDHCYAADTVEEIVDRLHADGSRAAKEAAETLLGRSPTALKVTLEALRRARELGSLEAVLGQEYRVSCAALTAPDLAEGIRAQVIDKDRSPRWNPGTLAEVTADDVVRFFAPLGDRELGLDGGTVTQEVAW